In one Janibacter cremeus genomic region, the following are encoded:
- a CDS encoding RNA polymerase sigma factor: protein MSPRFDGAQGSLPKEFSHSALQELVRQGHTAGLVTPDQLQVAFSEAKISPSRGKAVLRALDDQGIEVQVPKSIAAKKTAKKAPAKKAAAASTSETSEKKATPAKKAAASTKSTAKKSAAKSTAAAAETPEAPEAAKAAEKKTAPKKAESTKKAATKKTAAKKTTAKKTAATKTSAAAAAAPAKKVAPAKQAAAKKAAAKSAAANPTTTTAEEPEEGEDEVLGEDPKEKSKKEQEADEKGGFVISNDDEGDAPAQQVVTAGATADPVKDYLKQIGKVALLNAEQEVELAKRIEAGLFAEEKLATAEKIDMKFKRELWWIAQDGKNAKNHLLEANLRLVVSLAKRYTGRGMLFLDLIQEGNLGLIRAVEKFDYTKGYKFSTYATWWIRQAITRAMADQARTIRIPVHMVEVINKLARVQRQMLQDLGREPTPEELAKELDMTPEKVVEVQKYGREPISLHTPLGEDGDSEFGDLIEDSEAVVPADAVSFTLLQEQLHSVLDTLSEREAGVVSMRFGLTDGQPKTLDEIGKVYGVTRERIRQIESKTMSKLRHPSRSQVLRDYLD from the coding sequence GTGTCCCCACGGTTCGACGGGGCGCAGGGCTCCCTCCCCAAGGAGTTCTCGCACTCAGCGCTCCAGGAGCTGGTGCGCCAAGGACATACCGCAGGGCTGGTCACGCCAGACCAGCTGCAGGTTGCATTCAGCGAAGCCAAGATCAGCCCCAGCCGGGGAAAGGCCGTCTTGCGTGCGCTCGACGACCAGGGAATTGAGGTTCAGGTGCCAAAGTCCATAGCCGCGAAGAAGACGGCCAAGAAGGCCCCCGCGAAGAAGGCCGCGGCTGCCTCGACGTCGGAGACGTCGGAGAAGAAGGCCACGCCGGCGAAGAAGGCTGCCGCGAGCACGAAGTCCACGGCCAAGAAGTCCGCCGCGAAGTCCACCGCTGCGGCGGCGGAGACGCCGGAGGCCCCGGAGGCCGCGAAGGCCGCGGAGAAGAAGACCGCGCCGAAGAAGGCGGAGTCGACCAAGAAGGCCGCGACGAAGAAGACCGCCGCGAAGAAGACGACGGCGAAGAAGACGGCCGCCACCAAGACGAGCGCGGCCGCCGCTGCCGCGCCGGCGAAGAAGGTCGCGCCCGCCAAGCAGGCCGCCGCCAAGAAGGCCGCCGCCAAGAGCGCCGCCGCCAACCCGACGACCACCACGGCCGAGGAGCCCGAGGAGGGCGAGGACGAGGTCCTGGGTGAGGACCCGAAGGAGAAGTCCAAGAAGGAGCAGGAGGCCGACGAGAAGGGCGGCTTCGTCATCAGCAACGATGACGAGGGTGATGCCCCTGCGCAGCAGGTCGTCACCGCCGGCGCCACCGCCGACCCGGTCAAGGACTACCTGAAGCAGATCGGCAAGGTCGCCCTCCTCAACGCCGAGCAGGAGGTCGAGCTCGCCAAGCGGATCGAGGCCGGTCTCTTCGCGGAGGAGAAGCTGGCCACCGCCGAGAAGATCGACATGAAGTTCAAGCGCGAGCTGTGGTGGATCGCCCAGGACGGCAAGAACGCGAAGAACCACCTCCTCGAGGCCAACCTGCGTCTCGTCGTCTCGCTGGCCAAGCGCTACACCGGCCGCGGCATGCTCTTCCTCGACCTCATCCAGGAGGGCAACCTCGGGCTGATCCGTGCCGTCGAGAAGTTCGACTACACGAAGGGCTACAAGTTCTCCACGTACGCGACGTGGTGGATCCGCCAGGCCATCACCCGCGCGATGGCCGACCAGGCCCGCACCATCCGCATCCCGGTGCACATGGTCGAGGTCATCAACAAGCTCGCCCGCGTGCAGCGCCAGATGCTGCAGGACCTGGGCCGCGAGCCCACCCCGGAGGAGCTGGCCAAGGAGCTGGACATGACCCCGGAGAAGGTCGTCGAGGTCCAGAAGTACGGCCGCGAGCCGATCTCGCTGCACACACCCCTCGGCGAGGACGGCGACTCCGAGTTCGGTGACCTCATCGAGGACTCCGAGGCGGTCGTGCCGGCCGACGCGGTCAGCTTCACCCTCCTGCAGGAGCAGCTGCACAGCGTCCTGGACACCCTCAGCGAGCGGGAGGCCGGTGTGGTCTCGATGCGCTTCGGCCTGACCGACGGCCAGCCGAAGACCCTCGACGAGATCGGCAAGGTCTACGGGGTCACCCGCGAGCGCATCCGCCAGATCGAGTCGAAGACAATGAGCAAGCTGCGTCACCCCAGCCGCTCCCAGGTCCTGCGCGACTACCTGGACTGA
- a CDS encoding proteasome assembly chaperone family protein: MAERLYRYEVDTDPAALEPGPMIVAFDGFFDAGMAQRLLVDHLLEVSEPTVVASFDVDSLVDYRSRRPVITFDANRYTDYNDPSMLLYHLTDRDGQSYYILAGPEPDYRWEAVISAVTTLMDEVGISLVVHAHGIPMAVPHSRPVGMTVHGSNERLIGEHKPVFGTVQVPASLAALLEMRLGESDRDAVGFSLHVPHYLAQSTFHDAALTALNAVVDVTGLNLANDALAEAAREGRLQIEREVEENDEVREAVQALERQYDVHLRGLERPSLLAGEGQDLPSADQLGAEFEDFLRTRDDSSDSK, from the coding sequence GTGGCCGAGCGCCTCTACCGTTACGAGGTCGACACCGACCCCGCGGCCCTGGAGCCGGGGCCGATGATCGTCGCCTTCGACGGCTTCTTCGACGCCGGGATGGCCCAGCGCCTGCTCGTCGACCACCTGCTGGAGGTCAGCGAGCCGACCGTCGTCGCGTCGTTCGACGTCGACTCCCTCGTGGACTACCGCTCGCGCCGGCCGGTCATCACCTTCGACGCCAACCGGTACACCGACTACAACGACCCGTCGATGCTGCTCTACCACCTGACCGACCGGGACGGGCAGAGCTACTACATCCTCGCCGGGCCGGAGCCGGACTACCGGTGGGAGGCGGTGATCTCCGCCGTGACGACGCTCATGGACGAGGTCGGCATCTCCCTGGTGGTGCACGCCCACGGCATCCCCATGGCCGTGCCGCACTCCCGCCCCGTCGGCATGACCGTCCACGGCAGCAACGAGCGCCTCATCGGCGAGCACAAGCCGGTCTTCGGCACCGTCCAGGTGCCCGCGAGCCTCGCCGCGCTGCTCGAGATGCGGCTGGGGGAGTCCGACCGCGACGCCGTCGGGTTCAGCCTGCACGTGCCGCACTACCTCGCGCAGTCGACCTTCCACGACGCCGCGCTGACCGCGCTCAACGCCGTCGTCGACGTCACCGGCCTCAACCTGGCCAACGACGCGCTCGCCGAGGCCGCCCGCGAGGGCCGGCTGCAGATCGAGCGCGAGGTGGAGGAGAACGACGAGGTCCGCGAGGCCGTCCAGGCGCTCGAGCGCCAGTACGACGTGCACCTGCGTGGTCTCGAGCGGCCCAGCCTGCTCGCCGGGGAGGGCCAGGACCTGCCGTCGGCGGACCAGCTCGGCGCGGAGTTCGAGGACTTCCTGCGCACCCGGGACGACTCCTCCGACTCCAAGTAG
- a CDS encoding DUF4192 domain-containing protein — MTTTVRPRNPAELAVVLPYQLGYHPGPSVVVTVLHGKRLGLVQRHDLLSDPEDCRGAAGQAMAIAARESATAVMVIAHEDRAGDSAPLSEAMLEAATAEGISVHDRVVVRDGRWYSPDCAQSCCPEEGQPLPRPEDVPAVAAFVHAGVAPLPSRAAIVEGVLPGRDEDRARSVGLHLAALGSPSSTRTFGGGPTGPPASWLDRGEDVLAWWAQLLDPRPRAMAVTVFSDEALARVATSLRDVVWRDALLGVLCPGAMPMAESCGAPAAAAVLAARWCPWVPDVDIAVEDVAAGIDEERARASADVSPERWHEEVLAVRSRLVELSRLLPPEATPPVLTLVAHLAWWVGDGTVAGICLERALEIEPDHRLAELMLRLLSAGVRPWAGALREGASGEAA; from the coding sequence ATGACAACGACAGTTCGCCCCCGCAATCCCGCCGAGCTCGCCGTGGTGCTCCCGTACCAGCTCGGCTACCACCCCGGCCCCTCCGTCGTCGTGACCGTCCTGCACGGCAAACGCCTCGGGCTCGTCCAGCGCCACGACCTGCTCAGCGACCCCGAGGACTGCCGCGGTGCCGCCGGGCAGGCGATGGCGATCGCCGCCCGCGAGTCGGCGACGGCGGTGATGGTCATCGCGCACGAGGACCGTGCAGGTGACTCCGCCCCCTTGTCCGAGGCGATGCTCGAGGCCGCGACGGCCGAGGGGATCAGCGTCCACGACCGCGTCGTGGTGCGCGACGGGCGCTGGTACTCACCCGACTGCGCCCAGAGCTGCTGCCCCGAGGAGGGTCAGCCCCTGCCTCGGCCGGAGGACGTGCCCGCCGTCGCGGCCTTCGTGCACGCCGGCGTCGCGCCACTGCCGAGCCGTGCGGCCATCGTTGAGGGAGTGCTACCGGGGCGGGACGAGGACCGCGCGCGCTCCGTGGGCCTGCACCTGGCAGCCCTCGGGTCGCCCAGCAGCACGCGCACCTTCGGTGGTGGCCCGACCGGCCCGCCTGCCTCCTGGTTGGACCGTGGGGAGGACGTCCTCGCGTGGTGGGCACAGCTCCTCGACCCGCGACCCCGGGCGATGGCCGTCACGGTCTTCAGCGACGAGGCGCTCGCCCGGGTGGCGACCTCGCTCCGGGACGTCGTCTGGCGCGACGCCCTCCTGGGCGTCCTCTGCCCGGGTGCCATGCCGATGGCCGAGAGCTGCGGCGCCCCGGCCGCTGCGGCGGTGCTCGCCGCCCGGTGGTGCCCGTGGGTGCCCGACGTCGACATCGCCGTCGAGGACGTCGCGGCAGGGATCGACGAGGAGCGGGCGCGTGCCTCGGCCGACGTCTCTCCCGAGCGGTGGCACGAGGAGGTGCTCGCCGTGCGCTCGCGCCTGGTCGAGCTGAGCCGGTTGCTGCCACCCGAGGCGACGCCGCCCGTCCTGACCCTCGTGGCCCACCTGGCCTGGTGGGTGGGGGACGGGACGGTCGCCGGCATCTGCCTGGAGCGGGCCCTGGAGATCGAGCCGGACCACCGGCTCGCCGAGCTGATGCTGCGGTTGCTCTCCGCGGGGGTGCGACCCTGGGCCGGTGCCCTCCGGGAGGGGGCGTCGGGGGAGGCCGCCTGA
- a CDS encoding DNA polymerase has translation MEDLGAVVVGVDGVGAVLPPHSPAVPTTDVEALVAALDPTVRWVTWSADAVAAAIRAGARLDRTWDVAEVHRLTHGGWAAGPELAWAAVHGLDPHEVPSAPTGDLFDLLSEELPAEDLVRPDGHLRADAVSGAWLTTPERCAAFADAARQVAHHQREGRSAAGPRALATAYAESAAAVLCVELETAGLPIDRAAASHLVTEAAGPEPHDVAEELESRRVRDAPVLAALPGTGHVDLRNPAQVKSMLARAGVDVPSTRKWVLEAQVHAHPLVPALLEWRRKERIATTYGWRWLREHVGADDRLRGAWEACDGAAGRMTAQAGLHNLPAELRPAVAADDGWVFVRADLGQVEPRVLAAVSGDRAFAAATRADDLYAPVAARLGVERSVAKIAVLAAMYGQRSGPAAEALRGLEREYPVAMAHLQRAQDAGRRGEPVVTFGGRLVRTDVPGGEDQDAVSSARGRFARNAVIQGSAAELFKAWAATVRVAVRPLRSRIVLCLHDELLVHVPQEHAEEAAAAVDRALTDAARRWLGGEQVRFVADTSIVRRWSEAK, from the coding sequence GTGGAGGATCTCGGGGCCGTCGTGGTCGGCGTGGACGGTGTCGGCGCCGTGCTGCCGCCGCACTCCCCTGCCGTGCCCACCACGGACGTCGAGGCGCTCGTCGCCGCGCTGGACCCGACCGTGCGCTGGGTCACCTGGTCGGCCGACGCCGTCGCCGCGGCCATCCGCGCCGGTGCCCGCCTCGACCGCACGTGGGACGTCGCCGAGGTGCACCGACTCACCCACGGCGGCTGGGCCGCCGGACCCGAGCTGGCCTGGGCGGCGGTCCACGGCCTCGACCCGCACGAGGTGCCCAGCGCGCCCACCGGGGACCTGTTCGACCTGCTCTCCGAGGAGCTGCCCGCGGAGGACCTCGTCCGCCCGGACGGTCACCTGCGCGCGGACGCCGTCTCCGGTGCGTGGTTGACGACGCCGGAGCGCTGCGCGGCCTTCGCGGACGCGGCCCGGCAGGTCGCCCACCACCAGCGCGAAGGGAGGTCGGCCGCCGGTCCCCGGGCGCTCGCCACGGCGTACGCCGAGTCGGCGGCCGCGGTCCTGTGCGTCGAGCTCGAGACCGCCGGCCTGCCCATCGACCGCGCGGCAGCGAGCCACCTGGTCACCGAGGCGGCCGGCCCGGAGCCGCACGACGTGGCCGAGGAACTCGAGTCCCGGCGGGTGCGTGACGCCCCGGTCCTCGCGGCGCTGCCCGGCACGGGTCACGTCGACCTGCGCAACCCCGCCCAGGTGAAGTCGATGCTCGCCCGCGCCGGGGTGGACGTGCCGTCGACGCGCAAGTGGGTCCTCGAGGCGCAGGTCCATGCCCATCCGCTCGTCCCGGCGCTGCTCGAGTGGCGCCGGAAGGAGCGGATCGCCACGACCTACGGCTGGCGGTGGCTGCGCGAGCACGTCGGCGCCGACGACCGGCTGCGCGGCGCCTGGGAGGCCTGCGACGGCGCGGCCGGCCGGATGACCGCGCAGGCCGGGCTGCACAACCTGCCGGCCGAGCTGCGCCCTGCGGTGGCGGCCGACGACGGCTGGGTCTTCGTCCGCGCCGACCTCGGGCAGGTCGAGCCGCGGGTGCTCGCCGCCGTCTCGGGCGACCGGGCCTTCGCGGCCGCGACCCGCGCGGACGACCTCTACGCCCCGGTGGCGGCGCGGCTCGGGGTGGAGCGCTCGGTGGCGAAGATCGCGGTCCTCGCGGCCATGTACGGCCAGCGCTCCGGCCCGGCGGCCGAGGCGCTGCGCGGGCTGGAGCGGGAGTACCCCGTGGCGATGGCGCACCTGCAGCGCGCCCAGGACGCGGGCCGGCGCGGGGAGCCGGTGGTGACCTTCGGCGGCCGGCTCGTGCGCACCGACGTCCCCGGCGGCGAGGACCAGGATGCCGTGTCCTCGGCACGCGGGCGCTTCGCGCGCAACGCCGTGATCCAGGGGTCGGCGGCCGAGCTCTTCAAGGCCTGGGCCGCGACCGTGCGGGTGGCGGTGCGCCCCCTTCGCTCCCGGATCGTGCTGTGCCTGCACGACGAGCTGCTCGTCCACGTGCCACAGGAGCACGCCGAGGAGGCCGCCGCCGCGGTCGACCGGGCGCTCACGGATGCGGCGCGGCGCTGGCTCGGGGGCGAGCAGGTGCGCTTCGTCGCCGACACCTCGATCGTGCGTCGGTGGTCCGAGGCGAAATGA
- a CDS encoding universal stress protein has product MIVVGYVSTKEGEAALERAFEECKLRDEQLTVIHSDRGGASLSGDAARKNDSDLRRVAARLEDAGVKGDVRGLVRGKEPAEDLIAVAEETDASLIVIGLRRRTPVGKLILGSNAQRVLLDAPCDVLAVKADAR; this is encoded by the coding sequence ATGATCGTCGTGGGGTACGTGTCGACCAAGGAAGGCGAGGCCGCGCTGGAGCGGGCCTTCGAGGAGTGCAAGCTGCGCGACGAGCAGCTGACCGTCATCCACTCCGATCGTGGCGGTGCCAGCCTCAGCGGTGACGCCGCCCGCAAGAACGACAGCGACCTGCGCCGGGTGGCAGCCCGTCTCGAGGATGCCGGCGTCAAGGGCGATGTCCGCGGGCTCGTGCGCGGCAAGGAGCCGGCCGAGGACCTCATCGCCGTCGCGGAGGAGACCGATGCCTCGCTGATCGTCATCGGGCTGCGTCGCCGCACCCCGGTCGGCAAGCTGATCCTCGGGTCCAACGCGCAGCGAGTCCTGCTCGACGCACCCTGCGACGTGCTCGCGGTCAAGGCGGACGCCCGCTGA
- a CDS encoding EcsC family protein: MGFITDMFGRGRGRHASRDTRSALEQAQDPQASSGTVVTLVQNLLDVGIDGRGPFDSAVSVAETALLRAGGNAERAIDDIVGRHVKLAGAHGFVTNLGGFTTMLVALPANVLGFYVLATRMAAAVAHVRGHDLQRPEVRSAVLLSLVGADAQDLLAKAGMVAPGGRLATFATQRLSGPALMVVNKAVGFRILSQAGKGVFSRFGRAVPVVGGAVGAGLDVWLLNQLADHVRAEFAAEAAPGIEGPTA, translated from the coding sequence ATGGGCTTCATCACGGACATGTTCGGCCGCGGTCGGGGCAGGCACGCGTCCCGGGACACGCGATCCGCCCTCGAGCAGGCCCAGGACCCGCAGGCCTCGTCGGGGACGGTCGTCACGCTCGTGCAGAACCTGCTCGACGTCGGCATCGACGGCCGCGGCCCCTTCGACTCCGCCGTCTCGGTGGCGGAGACCGCGCTGCTCCGGGCCGGCGGCAACGCCGAGAGGGCCATCGACGACATCGTCGGCAGGCACGTCAAGCTCGCCGGCGCCCACGGCTTCGTGACCAACCTCGGCGGCTTCACGACGATGCTCGTCGCGCTCCCCGCCAATGTCCTCGGCTTCTACGTCCTCGCCACGCGCATGGCCGCCGCCGTCGCCCACGTGCGCGGCCACGACCTGCAGCGGCCGGAGGTGCGCTCCGCCGTGCTGCTCAGCCTCGTCGGCGCCGACGCCCAGGACCTGCTGGCGAAGGCCGGGATGGTCGCCCCGGGCGGTCGCCTCGCGACCTTCGCGACGCAGCGGCTGTCCGGACCGGCCCTGATGGTGGTCAACAAGGCCGTCGGCTTCCGCATCCTCAGCCAGGCGGGGAAGGGGGTCTTCTCCCGCTTCGGCAGGGCGGTCCCGGTCGTCGGTGGCGCCGTCGGCGCGGGGCTGGACGTGTGGTTGCTCAATCAGCTGGCCGACCACGTGCGCGCGGAGTTCGCCGCGGAGGCCGCTCCGGGCATCGAGGGTCCCACCGCCTGA
- the metX gene encoding homoserine O-acetyltransferase MetX, whose amino-acid sequence MSVTTRPPTTAGSWRDGDHPGRRKFVTIGDLDLESGDRLPDVVLAYETWGELNERRDNAILVEHALTGDSHVVGPAGPGHPTAGWWPDLIGSGAPLDSDEYFVVAINVLGGCQGSTGPGARSADGRPWGSRFPRVTIRDQVTAEARLADELGIHTWQSVIGGSMGGMRTLEWVASFPDRVAAAVALATSGYATAEQIGWSQAQILAIRNDPWFAGGDYYDNPQGPEAGLGIARRIAHITYRSEPELHQRFDREVQDEPVGPNGRPRYTVESYLDHHGGKLAARFDANSYAVLSEAMNSHDIARGRGGLREALAPFAGRLVVVPVDSDRLYPPRLSEELAEAKPGAELVTISSLVGHDGFLTEGDQVADLLRSVVVPPPR is encoded by the coding sequence ATGAGCGTGACCACCAGGCCCCCCACGACTGCGGGTTCCTGGCGCGACGGAGACCACCCCGGCCGCCGGAAGTTCGTCACCATCGGTGACCTCGATCTCGAGTCCGGCGACCGGCTGCCCGACGTGGTCCTCGCGTACGAGACGTGGGGCGAGCTCAACGAGCGCCGTGACAACGCGATCCTCGTCGAGCACGCCCTCACCGGGGACAGCCACGTCGTCGGCCCGGCCGGTCCCGGCCACCCCACCGCGGGCTGGTGGCCCGACCTCATCGGCTCCGGCGCACCCCTGGACAGCGACGAGTACTTCGTCGTCGCCATCAACGTCCTCGGCGGCTGCCAGGGCAGCACGGGCCCCGGCGCCCGCTCCGCCGACGGACGTCCGTGGGGGAGCCGGTTCCCCCGGGTGACGATCCGTGACCAGGTCACCGCCGAGGCGCGCCTGGCCGACGAGCTGGGCATCCACACGTGGCAGTCCGTCATCGGTGGGTCCATGGGCGGCATGCGCACCCTCGAGTGGGTCGCGAGCTTCCCCGACCGGGTCGCCGCCGCGGTGGCGCTCGCGACGAGCGGTTACGCCACGGCCGAGCAGATCGGGTGGAGCCAGGCGCAGATCCTCGCCATCCGCAACGACCCCTGGTTCGCCGGCGGCGACTACTACGACAACCCGCAGGGTCCCGAGGCCGGCCTGGGCATCGCCCGGCGCATCGCGCACATCACCTACCGCAGCGAGCCCGAGCTGCACCAGCGCTTCGACCGCGAGGTCCAGGACGAGCCGGTCGGGCCCAACGGCCGACCGCGGTACACCGTCGAGAGCTATCTCGACCACCACGGCGGCAAGCTCGCCGCCCGCTTCGATGCCAACTCCTACGCGGTGCTGTCGGAGGCGATGAACTCCCACGACATCGCTCGTGGGCGGGGTGGCCTGCGCGAGGCACTCGCCCCCTTCGCCGGTCGTCTCGTCGTGGTACCGGTCGACTCCGACCGGCTCTACCCGCCGCGGCTGTCCGAGGAGCTCGCCGAGGCCAAGCCGGGGGCCGAGCTGGTGACGATCAGCTCCCTCGTCGGCCACGACGGATTCCTCACGGAGGGCGACCAGGTCGCCGACCTGCTGCGCTCCGTCGTCGTGCCGCCACCCCGCTGA
- a CDS encoding YkvA family protein — translation MPIGPSTYRAARLAHAMHEASTAPGAPGLWARVRAVPRMVRAVRSGRYTGLTSTRLMMLLAGVGYVVSPVDLVPEGFLLALGLVDDLLVIGWVATALMRETEDFIAWERGATAWAGQRARGQDRPEGRTVPSHVVPD, via the coding sequence ATGCCCATCGGCCCCAGCACGTACCGAGCCGCCCGACTCGCCCACGCGATGCACGAGGCCTCGACCGCCCCCGGTGCGCCGGGCCTGTGGGCCCGCGTGCGCGCCGTCCCACGCATGGTCCGGGCCGTGCGCTCCGGGCGGTACACGGGCCTGACGTCGACGCGGCTGATGATGCTGCTCGCGGGGGTCGGGTACGTCGTCTCCCCGGTCGACCTCGTCCCGGAGGGATTCCTCCTCGCGCTCGGGCTCGTCGACGACCTCCTCGTCATCGGGTGGGTCGCCACCGCGCTCATGCGTGAGACGGAGGACTTCATCGCCTGGGAGCGCGGCGCGACCGCGTGGGCCGGGCAGCGGGCGCGAGGTCAGGACCGGCCCGAGGGGCGGACGGTGCCCTCCCACGTCGTCCCGGACTGA
- a CDS encoding sulfite exporter TauE/SafE family protein — protein MTATLVLTLLFSVLIGLSLGLLGGGGSILTVPILTYVAGLPPKEAIAASLFVVGVTSAVSAVNHARNQRVKWRTGLVFGAAGMAGAFGGGLLGGHVSGTLLMIAFALMMVATSVAMIRGRKNQAVQPHDRELPVLKVILEGLVVGLVTGLVGAGGGFLVVPALALMGGLAMPVAVGTSLVVIAMKSFAGLAGYLTTVTLEWGLIGAVTTAAVVGSFLGARLAGRIPEAALRKGFGIFVLVMGVFVLVQELPATAGLVVGIGAGVLGAAGAVCWFAAPRCPLRAASTA, from the coding sequence ATGACCGCCACTCTTGTGTTGACTTTGTTGTTCTCGGTGCTCATCGGGCTCTCGCTCGGTCTGCTCGGCGGCGGCGGGTCCATCCTGACCGTGCCGATCCTGACCTATGTGGCGGGGCTCCCGCCCAAGGAGGCGATCGCGGCCTCCCTGTTCGTGGTCGGAGTCACCTCGGCCGTCAGTGCCGTCAATCACGCCCGCAACCAGCGAGTGAAGTGGCGCACCGGGCTGGTCTTCGGCGCCGCCGGTATGGCCGGGGCCTTCGGTGGCGGCCTGCTTGGTGGCCACGTTTCCGGCACGCTGCTGATGATCGCCTTCGCGCTGATGATGGTCGCCACCTCCGTGGCGATGATCCGCGGCCGCAAGAACCAGGCTGTCCAGCCCCACGATCGGGAGCTGCCGGTGCTGAAGGTGATTCTCGAGGGCCTCGTCGTGGGCCTGGTGACCGGTCTGGTCGGGGCCGGCGGTGGTTTCCTCGTCGTCCCGGCCCTGGCACTGATGGGCGGGCTGGCCATGCCCGTGGCCGTGGGTACGTCCTTGGTGGTCATTGCCATGAAGTCGTTCGCGGGCCTGGCCGGCTACCTCACCACGGTCACCCTGGAGTGGGGGCTGATCGGCGCGGTGACGACCGCGGCCGTCGTCGGCTCGTTCCTCGGGGCGCGGTTGGCCGGGCGGATTCCGGAGGCGGCGTTGCGCAAGGGCTTCGGGATCTTCGTGCTGGTGATGGGCGTGTTCGTCCTCGTCCAGGAGCTGCCCGCCACGGCCGGGCTCGTCGTCGGGATCGGTGCCGGCGTCCTTGGTGCTGCTGGCGCGGTCTGCTGGTTCGCCGCGCCGCGGTGCCCGCTGCGGGCGGCGTCCACCGCCTGA